Genomic segment of bacterium:
TTTCTCCTGAAAATTCAAAATTCTGTATTTTATCAAAAGTTGTGTCTTTTCCTGTAGTTAAATTTACAAGACACAACTTATCGTAAAGTTTTTTCCTCGTCTTTTTTGATGCTTTAACTGCTTTTGTTGCAGGAGATATTGCAAATGCCGCCCACTTTGAATCAAATGAAAATAATATTTTTGTGCCGTACCCCTTTTTACCTGCTTCAAATTTATATTCAGTTGTATCTGCAGTATTTCTTAATATAACTTTACTATCGCCTTCATTAGGTGATAAAACATATCCGAACCATTTGCCGTTATTTGATACTATTGCCGAACGAATACTTTCCCATTTTGCAATATCCCAGATTGCAAGTGGCTTCTTTTTAATACTCTGCCCTTTTTCCGCAAAGACTGAAAGATTGAAAATAAATAAAATCGCCAGTAAAATTGGTAAATATCGCTTTCCTATTCGTTTCATTTGTTATCTCCCATTTTAATTGAACTATCTTTTTGATTATAATTATTATTAACAAACGGCATCATATTTTGTACGTACAAAAATACCGAATGTTTTAAAAAACTTCCGCCTTTCTGTTATATCTATCTTCTCTTGCATAAATATCTTTTAATAATTAATCTGTCTGCAGATTTTATTTGTATTTACAAACTTTTTTTGTATATTTTGTGTCTTGATGCATACAGATAAAAATAATAAAAATGGAAAACAATGAAACATGGATTAAAAAAAAGTTTTGCCCGTTCTATCAAACCGGTTGAGACTGAAGAACCAATAGATCTTTTTATATTCAGGCCAATCGGCCTGATGCTAGTAATGATTTTAAAAGATTTACCAATATCTCCGAACGTAATTACTGTATTCTCATCTATTACAGGATTAGCTTCAGGTTATTTCTTTGCTCAGGCAACACCTTTATCTGCCATGCAAGGAGCATTTTTTTTAATCCTTACGAATATTCTGGACTGCACAGACGGCCAGCTTGCCCGGTTCAGGGGCACAAGTTCAAGGCTCGGTAAAACACTTGACGGTATAGGCGATAGTGTAACTTACTTTTCCATAACTGCAGGGGTTACTATCAGCATGATTCACAACAGCAGCATACAGCCGTGGCTATTGTGGGTGTTTGCCGTGATTGCACTTATAAATGAAGTCATACACATACATCTTTTTGATCATTTTAAAAACGAATTAATCTTCTATTCAATACCGGAATACCATGAAAAACTTGAAAGTATTGAATCATTAAAAAACCATAAAAAAACCCCGGAATATATTGCCTCAAGTAAAATACACAAATTTTCCTTTTCAGCATATTTAATCTATTATATAATAGAAGAGACTCTGTCTATGCTTGCACACCCCAAAAATTACAAAGGCTTTCTCGGATGGTATGAAACAGATTCAATAACACCGGAGGAAGTTAAGCAATCATTCCGGAAGAATTACCTCCAATACAATAATCTGATGGTCAGAGGATGGAGCCTCCTCGGTGCAACAGCACATATTTCAGTATTTATTATTGCAGGGCTTCTTAACCGTTTGGACCTTGTATTTTGGGTTATATGTGTTCCTTTTAATATATGGCTTGTTTTTTTAATAATTGCCCAAAGAACTATTTTCCATTATGAATTGAGGAATGCTGATAAAATAATTTCAGGTTAATCAGCTTCCTGCAGTTCCTCTGGTTTTTTTACCAGAATATCTGAAAAATACTTTGCAGTTACAAAACCGCCTAATATTGCTGTTAAAAACTGGTAGAAGAAGCGCCACAGAAGTACAGCAACTCCAAGAAGATATTTTGGCACTGCTCCTGCAAAAATAATTACAAATATCACTTCTCCCAATCCGGATGTACCCGGAGTAGGCATAAACACAATAAGAAACAGCAACAATGCACTTAAAGCAAATCCTTTAACATAAGGCAATGATATTCCCAAACCGCTGAATATTGCCCACAGCATTGCAACCTGAGTCAGATACATCATTCCGCTTAAAAATGTCCCGGCTGTAAAATAACCAAACCCCGTACCAAAAAACTGCCGGAAACTGGCACGTGCAACTAATATCTCTCTTGATGATTTTTCAATGAAATTTTTCTTATCTTTAATAATATGCAGTCGTTTAAGTATGTGTGCCGCCATACCTGCAAATTTAATGACTATATTCGGGCGTAAAAGTCCGGCGACTGCAATGAAACCAAATGCTATAAAAAGTCCGCCGGTAATCAGAAATATTATTCTGAGGCTCTGTATACTCGTAATTAACCGCCCGAAAAACAGCAGAGAAAAAATGGCTCCAGAAAACACAAACAACGCCATTGTCAGAACTCTTGTTATTACTACTGAAGTGCCCTTGCCGCTTGATATACCCTCTTTCCTCAATACATAAACCATAAAAGGCTGGCCGCCAAAGCTGAATGGTGTAATTAAATTGAAAAATACAATTAATGCGGACAATTTGACAGCTTCAAAAAATTTAATTGTTTCGCCTGTTCCTTTAACAAAAAATAACAGCCTTAAGCCATCAATAAATAATTCGGTAAAATACAGGCCTATGACTAACAACAGATATCTGATATCTATTGATTTAACAGCCTTGTATGTTTCACTGTTTGCAGTAAACAGAAAAATCAATACAATTGTAAT
This window contains:
- a CDS encoding CDP-alcohol phosphatidyltransferase family protein, whose product is MKHGLKKSFARSIKPVETEEPIDLFIFRPIGLMLVMILKDLPISPNVITVFSSITGLASGYFFAQATPLSAMQGAFFLILTNILDCTDGQLARFRGTSSRLGKTLDGIGDSVTYFSITAGVTISMIHNSSIQPWLLWVFAVIALINEVIHIHLFDHFKNELIFYSIPEYHEKLESIESLKNHKKTPEYIASSKIHKFSFSAYLIYYIIEETLSMLAHPKNYKGFLGWYETDSITPEEVKQSFRKNYLQYNNLMVRGWSLLGATAHISVFIIAGLLNRLDLVFWVICVPFNIWLVFLIIAQRTIFHYELRNADKIISG
- a CDS encoding flippase-like domain-containing protein yields the protein MKLSLNMRRLLIFLGLSFITIVLIFLFTANSETYKAVKSIDIRYLLLVIGLYFTELFIDGLRLLFFVKGTGETIKFFEAVKLSALIVFFNLITPFSFGGQPFMVYVLRKEGISSGKGTSVVITRVLTMALFVFSGAIFSLLFFGRLITSIQSLRIIFLITGGLFIAFGFIAVAGLLRPNIVIKFAGMAAHILKRLHIIKDKKNFIEKSSREILVARASFRQFFGTGFGYFTAGTFLSGMMYLTQVAMLWAIFSGLGISLPYVKGFALSALLLFLIVFMPTPGTSGLGEVIFVIIFAGAVPKYLLGVAVLLWRFFYQFLTAILGGFVTAKYFSDILVKKPEELQEAD